The sequence below is a genomic window from Longimicrobium sp..
TCGGCTCGACGGGTTCGCTACCCCGCTTCTTTCAGCGCTCCCCTCGCGGTCGGCGCCTTGCGGCTCGCTTCGGTCCCTACGACCAAGTTCCGGGAGGACTTTCACCTCCTGACCACTGTCCATGCTGGGCACACACGAGAGCGGGCGCCAGGCCGACCTGGCGCCCGCTATCCGTCTGCGTCCTCGTCCGCGTCTCCCGACGTCTCCAGGCGTCTCGCGAGCCACTCGGGGAGCGGAACTCCGTCGTCGCGCAGGACCGCGGCCCATTCGCCGAGCATCCGCATCCGTCCCTTCGCCTTCCGGTGCCTGGGAACGCGGGCGAGCGCCAGGTCGAGCATCGCGTCCATCGTGGCTTCCGAGACGTTGTGATACCAGGCTTCCAGCTTTTGCCGTGTCGCCTCCTGGGGCTCGCCTCCCCCCAGGAAGTAATCCAGCCCTCCGTGCGTGATCCCGATCTCGCCCGCCGCCGCGCGCAGCGAGCGGACCTCCGCCACGCGCCGCGCCGCCTCGCGGAGCTCCGGCACGGGGACGCGCGACGGCTCAGGCGTCGGCACGCGCCTCCGCCCCGCGCCGGTCCCGCCGGCGTATAAAACGTATAAAAGCTAAATGATTACACCGGGATAGATAGCCGGCTCCCCCGCGCCGCGCAAGGACGAGGCCTCACGACCCTTCGTGCACTTTTCCGGGAATCTGGACGGCGCGCCGCCGCGGCGGACGATTCCTTCGCGGCCCTTCGTCTCCCGGCCGCCCCGGTTTGCCATCCCTTGACCGACTATCTAGATTCCCGCCGGCTTCTCCCGAATCCCCCGAAAGCAGGACGTAACGCAGTGAATAGATCGGCACTTACGCACACCGACACCTTCGTCCGCCGGCACGTGGGGCCGGACGAGGCGGAGGTGCGGCGCATGCTCGACGTGCTGGGCTACGGCTCGCTCGACGAGCTGATCGACGCCACCGTCCCCGCCACCATCCGGCTGGACCGGCCGCTGGCGCTGGGCCCCGAGCGCAGCGAGTACGAGCTGCTGGCCGAGCTGCGCGAGATGGCCCGCAGGAACAAGGTGTTCCGCTCCTTCATCGGGATGGGCTACCACGACTGCATCGTGCCGCCCGTCGTCCAGCGCAACGTGCTGGAGAACCCCGGCTGGTACACGCAGTACACGCCCTACCAGGCCGAGATCGCCCAGGGCCGCCTGGAGGCGCTGCTCAACTTCCAGACGACGGTGATCGACCTCACCGCCCTGCCGATCGCCAACGCGTCGCTCCTGGACGAGGGGACCGCCGCGGCCGAGGCCATGGCGATGAGCTACCACGTGGCCGGCGGCGCCGAGCGCAACGCCTTCTTCGTGGCCGCCGACTGCCACCCGCAGACGATCGAGGTGGTGAAGACCCGCGCCCGCGCCCGCGGCATCGACGTGATCGTGGGCGACCCCGAGGTGTTCGACTTCTCCACCCCCGTCTTCGGCGTGCTGCTGCAGTACCCGGCCACCGACGGCGCGGTGGTGGACTACCGCGGCTTCGCGGCGCGCGCCCGCGAGGAGGGCGCCGTGGTCACCGCGGCGGCCGACCTGCTCTCTCTCTGCCTCCTCACCCCGCCGGGCGAGTGGGGGGCCGACATCGCGGTGGGGAACACGCAGCGCTTCGGGGTGCCGCTGGGCTTCGGGGGCCCGCACGCGGCGTACTTCGCCTGCCGCGACGAGTACCGGCGCCAGATCCCGGGGCGCATCATCGGCGTCTCCACCGACGCCAACGGCCAGCCGGCGCTGCGCATGGCGCTGCAGACGCGCGAGCAGCACATCCGCCGCGAGAAGGCCACCAGCAACATCTGCACGGCGCAGGTGCTGCTGGCGGTGATGGCCTCGATGTACGCCGTCTACCACGGGCCGCGGGGGCTGCGCGACATCGCCGCGCGCGTGCACCTCTTCGCGAAGATGCTGGCCGAGGGGGCGCGGCGGCTGGGGTACACGGTGGTCCACGAGGCGTTCTTCGACACCGTGCGCATCGACGTGGGCGACCGGGTGCAGAGCGTGGCGGCCGCCGCGCGCGAGCGGGGCTACAACCTGCGCGCGTTCGACGAGACGTCGGTGTGCGTGGCGCTGGACGAGACGGTGGGGGTGGAGGACCTGGACGCCGTGCTGGTGTCGCTCCACCGCGGCTCGCCGCTCCCCTTCGAGATCGCCGAGCTGGCCGACGCGGTGGACGCCGATCCGCCGGCGGCGTTCGCGCGCACCAGCGAGTACCTGGCGCACCCCGTCTTCAACACGCACCACTCCGAGACGGAGATGCTGCGCTACATCCGCCGGCTGGAGTCGCGCGACCTGTCGCTGGCGCACTCGATGATCCCGCTGGGCTCGTGCACCATGAAGCTGAACGCCACGGTGGAGATGTTCCCCGTGTCGTGGCCCGAGTTCAGCCGCATCCACCCCTTCGCCCCGCCCGAGCAGACGCGCGGCTACCAGGAGCTCTTCCGCCAGCTCGAGGCCGACCTGGCCGAGATCACCGGCTTCGCGGCCACCTCGCTGCAGCCCAACGCCGGCTCGCAGGGCGAGTACGCGGGGCTGCTCTGCATCCGCGACTACCACGAGGCCCGGGGCGAGGGGCACCGCGACGTGTGCCTGATCCCGCAGTCGGCGCACGGCACCAACCCCGCCAGCGCGGTGATGGCGGGGCTCAGGGTCGTCGTCGTCGGCACCGACGCCAACGGCAACATCGACGTGGCCGACCTGCGCCGGAAGGCCGACGAGCACGCCGACCGGCTGGCGGCCATCATGATCACCTACCCGTCCACGCACGGCGTCTTCGAGGAGGCGATCCGCGAGATCTGCGACGTGGTCCACGAGCGCGGCGGGCAGGTGTACCTGGACGGCGCCAACATGAACGCGCAGGTGGGCCTCTGCCGCCCCGGCGACTTCGGGGCGGACGTCTGCCACCTGAACCTGCACAAGACGTTCTGCATCCCCCACGGCGGCGGGGGCCCGGGGATGGGGCCGATCTGCGTGGCGGAGCACCTGGCGCCCTTCCTCCCCGGGCACCCGGTGGTGCCGGTGGGGCAGGGCGAGCACGGCGCGGTCTCGGCCGGCCCGTGGGGGAGCCCCAGCATCCTCCCCATCAGCTGGGTCTACATCAGGCTGATGGGCGCCGCGGGACTCACGCACGCCACCAGGGTGGCCATCCTGAACGCGAACTACGTGGCGAAGCGGCTGGAGGAGCACTACCCGGTGCTCTACCGGGGGTCGAACGGCACCGTGGCGCACGAGTGCATCGTGGACGTGCGCCAGCTCAAGGCGTCGGCGGGGATCGAGGTGGAGGACGTGGCCAAGCGGCTGATCGACTACGGCTTCCACGCGCCCACGGTGAGCTTCCCGGTGGCGGGGACGCTGATGATCGAGCCCACCGAGAGCGAGCCGCTCCCCGAGCTGGACCGCTTCTGCGAGGCGATGATCGCCATCCGCGAGGAGGTGCGCGAGATCGAGCTGGGGATCCTGGACCGGCACGACAACCCGCTCAAGAACGCGCCGCACACCATGGGCGCCGTGACGGCCGACGAGTGGAGCCACGCGTACGGCCGCGAGCGGGCGGCCTTCCCCGCCCCGTGGGTGCGCGAGCGCAAGTTCTGGCCGCACGTGGGCCGCGTGAATAACGCCGCCGGCGACCGCAACCTGATCTGCGCCTGCGTCCCCATCGAGGAGTACGCGAACGTGTGACGGCCGGCCGCTTCTCCACACGCAACGGGGCCGCCTCTCGCGAGGCGGCCCTTGCATTTGTCATCGGGAAAATCGGTTAGCCTCACGCAGAGTCATACCACGTTGCAGAGCATTGTTCTGATTCCGAACAGATCGAAATCACACAGAGACACAGAGGAACAGAGAACCGAAGGGCTTCGTTTTTCTCTGTGCCTCTGTGTCTCTGTGTCTCTGTGTCTCTGTGTGAGATTTTTCAGGACCTATACCCGAACGATCCTCTGCAAACTGGTATCAGCAGAGTCAGCAGAGGTGTTTCTCTGTTGACTCTGCGTGAGAAAAGTCTTTTTGCTGGCGTGACGGGAGAGCGGTGATTATGATGCATCGTCCACTTAGTCCACTTCACACGAGTCGGGCGAGGTACCGCAAATGAAGCTGGTGGAAGTGTGCTACCTGTGCGAAGGCGAAGCGCCGCTGGTAACAGAGCCGCGCAGGGCCTCGATCGCGGATCGCACGGTGACGATCGAGGACGAGTTCTACCGGTGCGGCACGTGCGGCGAGACGTTCTACACCGGCGACATGGGCGACGAGGCGCTGCGCCGCGCATCCGCCGCGGTTCGCCGGGAGGACGGGCTGCTCATGCCGGAGGAGATCCGGGAGATCCGCCGCAAGTACGGCCTGTCGCAGGCCGGGCTGGAGCGCCTGATCGGCGCGGGCGCCAAGACGGTGGTCCGCTGGGAGCGAGGCACCATCTTCCAGAACAAGACCGCCGACACCCTGCTGCGCGTGCTCCGCGACCATCCCGAGGTCGTCGCGGAGCTCGCCCGGGAGCGCGGGTGCCGGATCGCGGCGTGAGGCGCAGCGTGCGAAACGTCACATAGCGACTGGGACACGGCGTCGTTATTTTCCTGTCCGCCGGGCGTGGTCCGTTCATCTCCTCCCTCGGCCCTCCTCCCAGCCTCACGCGAGAACCTCTCCGATGGCCCTGATGTATTGCCGCGAGTGCGGCAAGCAGGTGAGCAGCGAAGCCTCGAACTGCCCGCACTGCGGTGTCCCGCGGCCCGTGCTCCCGGCGCCCGCCGAGTACCAGGCCCAGCCGGTCTACTACGCGCCGCCGAAGCGCCACGACCCGGCCGTCGCCGCGCTGCTCAGCTTCTTCCTCCCCGGCGTGGGGCAGATGTACAAGGGCGAGGTGGGGATCGGGATCGCCCTGCTGATCGGCACCATCATCGGCTACATGGCATGCATTGTCCCCGGCATCGTCCTGCACATCGTCGCCATCGTCCACGCGGCACAGGACCCGCTGGTGAGGCACGGCGGCTGATCATCGCGGAAAACGGAACCGCCGGGCCAGCACGAGGCACCCGGCGGTTGCCACTGATAGAGGATTTCTCGAATCGATCAATCTTCCCACGGATCGAGTAGCGGAATGCCGTTCAGCCAGACCCGGGCAGCCTCGATGTCGGCGGCGAATGCCTCCGCCTCCTCCGTGTCCAACCGCGGCAACGAATCGAAAAGCGCCGGCAACTCGCCGAACGTCACATCGCGAGAGACCGGCCGCAGCTCCGCGACCGGTTGCCCGCCTCTCGTCAGCACGATGCTCTCGCCGCTGTCCATCACCTGATTCACGTACGCGGTGAAATCACACGCAACCTCTTCAACGGGTACTTCCCTCGGCATCTCTTCAGCTCCATCAGAACTCTCTTCACCGCACCGTGAACGAGCGGCTGCGCACCTCGTAGCGCCTGGCGGGCAGGCCCAGCAGGCGCACGACGAAGCGGCGCAGGCCCCGCTCCACGGCGCGGCCCACCGGCTTCTCGCCCGCCACGGCGGGGCGCGCCTCGCCGCGCAGCCAGCGGCGCAGCTCCTCCAGGTCGGAGAGCGAGAGCGTCTCCACGTCCAGCCGCGCCAGGTAGTAGTACCTCCCTGTGCGCTCCGGCCGCACCGGGGGCTGGAACGCCTCCTCCAGCGCGGCCTCGGTGGCCGCCAGCGTGGGGTACGCGCGCTCGGTGCGCCCGTCCTCCAGCGTGTACCCCTCGCCCAGCGGCGAGCGCAGCATGGCGCGGGAGATCTCGCGCGCGTCCACCTGCTCGTCGATCACGTCCTTGCGCCACAGCTCCACCCGGAAGTGGAAGCGCAGCGGCAGCCCCGACCTGAGCGCCTCCTGCAGCGAGCGGTCGCGCAGCACCCCGTCCATGCGCACCACCGGGCGCCAGCGCTCGGCCGGGCCGCCCACCTCCAGGGTGAGCGGCCGCCGCTGCTGGGCCGGTGCGGGCCCCGCCAGCGCCGCCAGCAGCAGCAGCGCGAGCGGGGCCCGGAGCGCGCGCGGGGTCAAAAGCGCGGGTCGAGCCGGATGAAGAAGTTCACGCCCTCGCCCCCGCGGTCGACGTCGACCACGGGGACGGCCAGGTACACGCCGAGCCGGCCGAACAGGAGCCCGAAGCCGACGTCGGCCACCGTCTCGGTGTCCTCGAACTCGTCGTGGTGGGTCCAGCCGCGGCCCAGGTCGGCGAAGAGCACCCAGGCGAAGTCGGCGTCGAAGCGGCGCCAGTCGTCGTCGCCGCCGTCCCACTCGTCGTCGTCGCCCCAGTGGCCCACGTCCATGCGGAAGCTCAGGGTCCCGCGGTACTCCACCTGCCCCAGCACGAAGCCGTCGCAGCCGTACGCGGGGAAGAAGAGGGCGCTGTTCGGGTCGGCCGGCCGCGGGTCCACCCGCCGCTCGCGGGCGCCGCAGTCCTGCGAGAAGAGGCCGTAGCCGGGGAGCGACCCCTCGCCGCCCAGCGCGTGCTGCCGCTGCGGCGGGAGCGCGGCGCCGCCCAGCGCGCCGCCCGCCAGGAGCCGCAGGTTGAGCCGCGACGACGCGCTGATGCGGTTGTAGCGCCGCAGGTCGATCATCCCATGGGTGAAGAGGCCGTAGTCGCGCTGGATGAAGGGGATCTCCACGGGCTCGTCGCCGATCCCCGGCACGATCTCCACCCCCGTCAGCCCGCCCAGCTCGGCCTCGAGCGCGCGCTCCACCTCGGCGCGCACGAGCCACCCGTCGGAGGGGTCGCGCTCGTCGTTGCGGGTGTCGATGCGGGTGGTGAGCGCCAGCGAGTTGAGCGTGCCGCCGGCGGCGAGCGGCTGCAGGCGCCACGGGTCGTCGTTGTTGAAGAGCGACCAGGGGCTCCCCGCCTCCACCGGGCGGTGCTTCTCCAGCCTGAGCTCCAGGGTAGAGGAGAGCGGCGAGCCGGCCGGGTCCACCCGCGCGTAGACGCTGCCGCCCTCGCGGCGGTAGTGGTCGCGGTAGTCGCGGTGCAGGAAGAAGGTGGAGAGCGCGTTCTCCAGGTCGCTCAGGTGCCAGTCCTCGATCGGGTCGATCCGGCGGAAGAAGGTGCCGCCCAGGCGCGCCGCCCGGCGGCCGCCCAGGAACTGCTCGGCGCGCGCCTCGAACCCCCAGCGCTCGGGCCCCAGCTCCGGCCCCGTCTCGGTGCGGAAGATCCCCATGATCCGCAGCCGGAAGGGGTTGGAGCCGGCCGTCTCGAACACCGGCCCGAAGGTGATCGGCAGCCCCTCCACGCGGTTGTACGCGTTCCCCGTGGCCACGATGAAGTCGGCGCGCCCGCGGCGGCTGCGCCGCTCGATCGTCCACCCGTCGTCGTCGGCCTCCTCCCAGTCCCCCCCGCGGCGCGCCTCGTCCTCGCGCGCCTCCTCGTCGCGGCCGGCATTTCGCCCCGCGTCGCGACCGGCGTCCCGGCCGTCGGGGCGGTCGACGTCGGCGTAGATGCGCTCGCCGCGGCGCACGTAGTCCAGCCGCTCGGCGTAGGCCAGCAGCTCGCCACCCACGCGGGCGCGCTCGAACCCGGTGGCGGCGCCGCCCACCACGGTGACGTCGCCGGTGACCTCGGCGCCGTCCCGCAGCTCCAGGTCGCCGTTGATCACCACCACGTCGCCCCGCACGCGGCCGGCGACCACCAGCGAACCGTCCAGCACGGCCACGTCGCCCGTGACCGTGCTCCCCGCCGCAATGCGCGCGGGGCCGGTGAGGCGCACGGTGCCGGGATCGTTGTACAGGCCAACCACCCGCTCGGCGATCCCGGGCGGGAGCCGCCGGAGCGCCTCGGCGCGCGGGATGGTGTCCTGCGCCCGCGCGGCGGCGGGGAGGGCGGGAAGGAGAAGCGTGAGCAGGAGCGGGAGCGCGTGCCTGCGCATGGATACCTCCGGGTAGGGAAAGAACGTCCGCCAGCGGTTCGCGGGCCCGCCCTGGGGCAGGGGGCATGCCCGGCGCGGCGAAACGCGCATCATCTTATCGGCGAAAGACTTGGACGGGAAGGCGCCCGCGCCGGGCGCCGCCGCGCGTGTCGAAACGACGCGCGGGAGCGACGCAGGTGTCACCGCACGATGCCGAGGCGCCGCATCCGCCGGTAGAGGTTGGCGCGGTCGGTCCGCAGCCGGCGCGCGGCCTCGGCCATGCTCCCGTCCGCGGCGTCGAGGGCGCCGGTGAGCAGCTCTCTCTCGTAGTCGTCCAGCCGGTCGGCGAGGGTGCGCTCGTCGTCCTCGCGGTACGCGGCGGCCCGCCCCGCCGCCTGGCCGCCGCCGGGGAGGAGCGCGCGGATCTCGGCGGGGCCCACCTCGGCGCCGGCGTGCAGGATGGAGAGCCGCTCCAGGATGTTCGCCAGCTCGCGCACGTTCCCCGGCCACGAGTGGCGGGCCAGCGCGTCCAGCGCGGCGGGCGCGAGCCGCGGCGGGCGCAGCCCCGTGCGCCTGCGGCTGCGCTCGAGGAAGTGCTCCACCAGGAGGGGGATGTCTTCCTTCCGCTCCCGGAGCGGCGGCAGGTGCAGGGGGATCACGTGCAGGCGGAAGAACAGGTCCTCGCGGAAGCGCCCGGCGGCCGCCTCGGCGCGGAGGTCGCGGTGGGTGGCGGCCAGGATGCGCACGTCCACGGGGATCGGCTCGGAGCCGCCCACGCGCTCCACCTCGCCGGCCTCCAGCGCGCGCAGCAGCTTGGCCTGGGCCTCGGGACTGAGGTCGCCGATCTCGTCCAGGAAGAGCGTCCCCCCGCTGGCCAGCTCGAAGCGCCCCCGTCGCCGCTCGGTGGCCCCGGTGAAGGCGCCCTTCTCGTGGCCGAACAGCTCCGACTCCACCAGGTCGCGGGGGATGGCGGCGCAGTTGAGGCGCACGTACGGCCCTTGCGCGCGCTGCGACCGCCCGTGGATCAGGCTGGCGGCGATCTCCTTTCCCGTCCCCGACTCGCCGGTGATCAGCACGCGCGCGTCGGTGGGAGCCACGCGGGCGATCAGCTCGCGCACCTTCTGGACCGAGGGGGCGCGCCCCACCATCTCGTCGGCGCCGGCCAGCTCGGCGCGGAGCGCGCGGTTGACTTCGCGCGTCTTCCTCAGCTCCAGCGCGGAGCGCAGGGTGAGGAGGACGGCCTCGGGGGTGAGCGGCTTCTCGATGAAGTGGAAGGCGCCGAGCTGGGTGGCGTGCACGGCGTCGGAGAGGGTGGCGCGGCCGCTCATCATCACCACCGGCAGGTCGGGCGCCGCGTCCAGCAGCCTGGGCAGCGCGTCGAGCCCGCCGTCGTCGTCCATGTAGAGGTCCATCAGCACCGCGTCGGGCTCGTCGGCCAGCACCTCGGCCAGGGCGCCCCTGCCGCTCCCCGCCTCGCGCGTGCGGAACCCCTCGGCGCGCAGCAGGGCGCCCAGCATGCGGCGGATGTTGGGCTCGTCGTCGACGATCAGGATGGAGGCGGACATCGCGCGCGGGGCTCGGGGGAAGGGGCGCTTGCGAGGCGGCGCCTTCTACGCCCGGCCGGCCAGGGATGTTTCCGGGGTGACGGGAAGGAGCACGCGGAACTCGGCGCCGCCCTCGGGGCGGTTGCGCGCGGCGACGCGGCCGCCGTGCGCCTGCACCGTCTGGCGGACGAGGGCCAGGCCCAGCCCCGTCCCGCGCGACTTGGTGGTGAAGTCGGGCTCCCAGATGCGCTCCAGGTGCTCGGGCGCGATCCCCGGGCCGCTGTCGAGCACGCGCACCTCCACGAAGCCGTTCGCCGCGCGGGCCACCACGTCCACCGCGCCCCGGCCGCCCACCGCGTCGGCTGCGTTCAGCAGCAGGTTGGCGAAGACGCGCGCGAGGGCGTCGGGGTGGCCCTGCACCGTGGGGAGGTCGACCGGCACCCTGAGGCGAGGCTGCACCTCGGGCGGGAGATGGGTGCGCAGCAGGTACTCCAGCAGCTCGCGCAGGTCCACCTCGGCGGGCGGCCCCTCGGGGAGGCGGCCGAGCTGCGCGAACGAGCGCGCCAGCTCCTCCAGCCGCCCGCTCTCGGCCGCGATCACCTCCAGCGCCTCGCGCCCCGGCTCCGTGGCCGTCCCCGCGCGCTGGAGCGTGCGCACGGCCAGGCGCATGGGCGTGAGCGGGTTCTTCAGCTCGTGGGCGACGCTCCGCGCCATGGCCACCCAGGTGCGCGCGCGCTCGGCCTCCAGCTCCCGCGCCCGCGAGGCGTCCAGCTCGGCCTGCATCCCGCGGAAGGCGGCGCGCAGCACGCCGAACTCGCCCTGCTCGGCCTCGCCCGGCGCCGGCTCGGGGAGCGGCTCGCCGCGCGCCACCATCCCGGCCCACCCGGCCAGCTCGTCCACCGGCCGCGAGAGGCGCCGCCCCATCCGCCGCGCGGCCCGGTGCGCCAGGAGCGCCAGCACCCCGCCCAGCAGCAGCGTCAGCAGGGGGAGGAGGAGGAGCGCGCGGCGCAGCAGGTACTCCCAGCGCCGGGCGTGGGTGACGGAGTCGGAGAGCTCGTCGCGGTGCGCGCGCGCGGCCGCCGCCAGCGCGGGGTCGCCCGAGGCTTCGGCGCGCTCGATCAGGCGGCCGCCGCTCCGGGCCACCCGATCCCACGCCGCCACGGGGTCGGAGAGCGTGAAGGTGCGGGAGACGGCGTACGTGCCCACGCCCAGCAGCAGGAGCGTGGGGACGATGGAGAACAGCAGCAGGGCGCGCCGGAGCCGGCGCTCGAACGATCTGCGCACGTGCAGGGTGCGGAAGCCGCGGGGGTCGCCCGGGGCCGAACGGCCGGGCGAGCGAGGGTGGGAGAGGTCACCCTCGCGGATGGAAACTACCCTCCGGCGCTCCGAAGTGGCAAGAAGATACGGCGGAACGAAGGCGGAACGGATGAACGGACGACGGGGACCGGATCCTCGATCACGACGTCACGGGCGACGGCTCGTCTTCCTCCTTCGCGGCGGTGGCGTCGGCGGGCGGCCGGGTGCTCCGGCCCAGGTACGCCGCCACCAGTGCGACGAGGGCGGCGGTCAGCGCGGCCAGCCCGCCGATGTTCCTCCCCGCGTACAGGAGCAGGATCCCCCCGACCAGGGTGACCAGGACCACCAGGGTCCCGCTCGCGAGTCCGGCGTACGACAGCCGCAGCAGTCCGCTCTCGATGGAGCGCCGGTGCCGGGCCTCTCTTTCGGCGTTGCCGACGATCCGCTCGGCGAGCCCGGGGAGCACCACGTCGTACTCGCGGAGGAGGCGGGGATGGGGGAGCGGCCCGCTGAACGCTGCGGCGCGGACCTGGACCTGGGCCGGGAACAGCTCCTCCTGGCGCTCGACAGCCTCCGCCCGCGCCGGCTGGGCGAGCGGAGGCTGCTTGTGAGCGGACGTATCGGGGAGCCCGGCTGTTCCCTTCTCCTGACGGCGGTGTCGCCCCTACGACGCCTGCTCATCGGCGAGCCCCGCGGCACCGCCGAGCGCGCGCTCCCAGTCGCCGCGGATCGCCCTGGCGTCGGCGGCGAAGCCCCCGGAGAAGCGCCCCCGGTCGCGGGC
It includes:
- a CDS encoding HAMP domain-containing sensor histidine kinase; the encoded protein is MRRSFERRLRRALLLFSIVPTLLLLGVGTYAVSRTFTLSDPVAAWDRVARSGGRLIERAEASGDPALAAAARAHRDELSDSVTHARRWEYLLRRALLLLPLLTLLLGGVLALLAHRAARRMGRRLSRPVDELAGWAGMVARGEPLPEPAPGEAEQGEFGVLRAAFRGMQAELDASRARELEAERARTWVAMARSVAHELKNPLTPMRLAVRTLQRAGTATEPGREALEVIAAESGRLEELARSFAQLGRLPEGPPAEVDLRELLEYLLRTHLPPEVQPRLRVPVDLPTVQGHPDALARVFANLLLNAADAVGGRGAVDVVARAANGFVEVRVLDSGPGIAPEHLERIWEPDFTTKSRGTGLGLALVRQTVQAHGGRVAARNRPEGGAEFRVLLPVTPETSLAGRA
- the gcvP gene encoding aminomethyl-transferring glycine dehydrogenase, which codes for MNRSALTHTDTFVRRHVGPDEAEVRRMLDVLGYGSLDELIDATVPATIRLDRPLALGPERSEYELLAELREMARRNKVFRSFIGMGYHDCIVPPVVQRNVLENPGWYTQYTPYQAEIAQGRLEALLNFQTTVIDLTALPIANASLLDEGTAAAEAMAMSYHVAGGAERNAFFVAADCHPQTIEVVKTRARARGIDVIVGDPEVFDFSTPVFGVLLQYPATDGAVVDYRGFAARAREEGAVVTAAADLLSLCLLTPPGEWGADIAVGNTQRFGVPLGFGGPHAAYFACRDEYRRQIPGRIIGVSTDANGQPALRMALQTREQHIRREKATSNICTAQVLLAVMASMYAVYHGPRGLRDIAARVHLFAKMLAEGARRLGYTVVHEAFFDTVRIDVGDRVQSVAAAARERGYNLRAFDETSVCVALDETVGVEDLDAVLVSLHRGSPLPFEIAELADAVDADPPAAFARTSEYLAHPVFNTHHSETEMLRYIRRLESRDLSLAHSMIPLGSCTMKLNATVEMFPVSWPEFSRIHPFAPPEQTRGYQELFRQLEADLAEITGFAATSLQPNAGSQGEYAGLLCIRDYHEARGEGHRDVCLIPQSAHGTNPASAVMAGLRVVVVGTDANGNIDVADLRRKADEHADRLAAIMITYPSTHGVFEEAIREICDVVHERGGQVYLDGANMNAQVGLCRPGDFGADVCHLNLHKTFCIPHGGGGPGMGPICVAEHLAPFLPGHPVVPVGQGEHGAVSAGPWGSPSILPISWVYIRLMGAAGLTHATRVAILNANYVAKRLEEHYPVLYRGSNGTVAHECIVDVRQLKASAGIEVEDVAKRLIDYGFHAPTVSFPVAGTLMIEPTESEPLPELDRFCEAMIAIREEVREIELGILDRHDNPLKNAPHTMGAVTADEWSHAYGRERAAFPAPWVRERKFWPHVGRVNNAAGDRNLICACVPIEEYANV
- a CDS encoding DUF2335 domain-containing protein, with protein sequence MFPAQVQVRAAAFSGPLPHPRLLREYDVVLPGLAERIVGNAEREARHRRSIESGLLRLSYAGLASGTLVVLVTLVGGILLLYAGRNIGGLAALTAALVALVAAYLGRSTRPPADATAAKEEDEPSPVTS
- a CDS encoding sigma-54 dependent transcriptional regulator, with the translated sequence MSASILIVDDEPNIRRMLGALLRAEGFRTREAGSGRGALAEVLADEPDAVLMDLYMDDDGGLDALPRLLDAAPDLPVVMMSGRATLSDAVHATQLGAFHFIEKPLTPEAVLLTLRSALELRKTREVNRALRAELAGADEMVGRAPSVQKVRELIARVAPTDARVLITGESGTGKEIAASLIHGRSQRAQGPYVRLNCAAIPRDLVESELFGHEKGAFTGATERRRGRFELASGGTLFLDEIGDLSPEAQAKLLRALEAGEVERVGGSEPIPVDVRILAATHRDLRAEAAAGRFREDLFFRLHVIPLHLPPLRERKEDIPLLVEHFLERSRRRTGLRPPRLAPAALDALARHSWPGNVRELANILERLSILHAGAEVGPAEIRALLPGGGQAAGRAAAYREDDERTLADRLDDYERELLTGALDAADGSMAEAARRLRTDRANLYRRMRRLGIVR
- a CDS encoding polymer-forming cytoskeletal protein, whose product is MRRHALPLLLTLLLPALPAAARAQDTIPRAEALRRLPPGIAERVVGLYNDPGTVRLTGPARIAAGSTVTGDVAVLDGSLVVAGRVRGDVVVINGDLELRDGAEVTGDVTVVGGAATGFERARVGGELLAYAERLDYVRRGERIYADVDRPDGRDAGRDAGRNAGRDEEAREDEARRGGDWEEADDDGWTIERRSRRGRADFIVATGNAYNRVEGLPITFGPVFETAGSNPFRLRIMGIFRTETGPELGPERWGFEARAEQFLGGRRAARLGGTFFRRIDPIEDWHLSDLENALSTFFLHRDYRDHYRREGGSVYARVDPAGSPLSSTLELRLEKHRPVEAGSPWSLFNNDDPWRLQPLAAGGTLNSLALTTRIDTRNDERDPSDGWLVRAEVERALEAELGGLTGVEIVPGIGDEPVEIPFIQRDYGLFTHGMIDLRRYNRISASSRLNLRLLAGGALGGAALPPQRQHALGGEGSLPGYGLFSQDCGARERRVDPRPADPNSALFFPAYGCDGFVLGQVEYRGTLSFRMDVGHWGDDDEWDGGDDDWRRFDADFAWVLFADLGRGWTHHDEFEDTETVADVGFGLLFGRLGVYLAVPVVDVDRGGEGVNFFIRLDPRF
- a CDS encoding type II TA system antitoxin MqsA family protein is translated as MKLVEVCYLCEGEAPLVTEPRRASIADRTVTIEDEFYRCGTCGETFYTGDMGDEALRRASAAVRREDGLLMPEEIREIRRKYGLSQAGLERLIGAGAKTVVRWERGTIFQNKTADTLLRVLRDHPEVVAELARERGCRIAA